In Janthinobacterium rivuli, a single genomic region encodes these proteins:
- the flhA gene encoding flagellar biosynthesis protein FlhA, whose product MNGLRMPAWLSGMGGNASKGIAAPIIIIMLLAMMVLPLPAFILDIFFSFNIALSIIVLLTALYTVKPLDFMAFPTILLVSTMLRLSLNVASTRVVLTEGHTGADAAGKVIEAFGHFLIGGNYTVGIVVFIILTIINFTVVTKGAGRIAEVGARFALDAMPGKQMAIDADLNAGLIGEDEARRRRTEVAQEAEFYGAMDGASKYVRGDAIAGIMVTVINIVGGLLVGLLQHDMGFADALKNYTLLAIGDGLVAQIPSLIISTAAGIVVSRVASEQDIGTQLVGQLFAKPQVLYITAGIIGGMGLIPGMPNMVFILLASLLAGSAYLISKKRTQEKEAAEKPAEAPQATVAPEQEEASWQDIMPVDTLGLEVGYRLIPLVDKTQGGELLKRIKGIRKKFAQEVGFLAPPVHIRDNLELKPSAYRITLKGVEVGVGEAFNGQFLAINPGMASGTLPGLATNDPAFGLPATWIDASLRDQAQSMGYTVVDAGTVVATHLNHLITSHASELLGRAEVQSLLDHLGKDAPRLVEDLVPKMLSLSTLQKVLQNLLAEGVHIRDMRSIIETLAEHTVSTQDPNELTALVRVALGRAIVQQLFPGAAELSVMTLDSRLERLLMQAMGNGGDGAGIEPGLADTIAHQAGLAAQQQEALGLTPVLLVPAPLRALLSRFLRRALPQLKVLSHAEVPETKTIRVTALVGAQ is encoded by the coding sequence ATGAACGGCCTGAGAATGCCAGCCTGGCTCAGTGGAATGGGTGGCAACGCCAGCAAGGGCATCGCCGCGCCTATCATCATCATTATGCTGCTGGCGATGATGGTGCTGCCGCTGCCGGCCTTCATCCTCGACATCTTCTTCAGTTTTAATATCGCGCTGTCCATCATCGTGCTGCTGACGGCGCTGTACACGGTCAAGCCGCTCGACTTCATGGCCTTCCCGACCATCTTGCTCGTGTCGACCATGCTGCGCCTGTCGCTGAACGTGGCGTCCACGCGCGTGGTGCTGACGGAAGGCCATACGGGCGCCGACGCGGCCGGTAAAGTGATTGAAGCGTTCGGTCACTTCTTGATTGGCGGAAACTACACGGTCGGTATCGTGGTCTTCATTATTTTGACGATCATCAACTTTACGGTGGTGACCAAGGGTGCGGGCCGTATCGCCGAGGTGGGCGCCCGTTTCGCGCTGGACGCGATGCCCGGTAAACAGATGGCCATCGACGCCGACCTGAACGCCGGCCTGATCGGCGAAGACGAAGCGCGCCGCCGCCGCACGGAAGTGGCGCAGGAAGCGGAATTCTATGGCGCCATGGACGGTGCCAGCAAATACGTGCGCGGCGACGCCATCGCCGGCATCATGGTGACCGTCATCAACATCGTCGGCGGCTTGCTGGTGGGCCTGCTGCAGCACGACATGGGCTTTGCCGACGCACTCAAGAACTACACCCTGCTGGCCATCGGTGACGGCCTGGTGGCGCAGATTCCTTCGCTGATCATTTCCACGGCGGCCGGTATCGTCGTCTCGCGCGTGGCCAGCGAACAGGACATCGGCACCCAGCTGGTGGGGCAATTGTTTGCGAAACCGCAAGTGCTCTATATTACCGCCGGCATCATCGGCGGCATGGGATTGATTCCCGGCATGCCGAACATGGTCTTCATCCTGCTGGCGTCGTTGCTGGCCGGTTCCGCCTATCTGATCAGCAAAAAACGCACGCAGGAAAAAGAGGCGGCCGAAAAGCCGGCCGAAGCGCCGCAAGCGACCGTGGCGCCGGAGCAGGAAGAAGCCAGCTGGCAAGACATCATGCCCGTCGATACGCTGGGCCTGGAAGTGGGCTACCGTTTGATTCCCCTGGTCGACAAGACGCAGGGTGGCGAATTGCTCAAGCGCATCAAGGGTATCCGCAAGAAATTTGCCCAGGAAGTGGGCTTCCTGGCGCCGCCCGTACATATCCGCGACAATCTGGAATTGAAGCCGTCCGCCTACCGCATCACCCTCAAGGGCGTGGAAGTGGGCGTGGGCGAAGCGTTCAACGGCCAGTTCCTGGCGATCAACCCCGGCATGGCCAGCGGCACCTTGCCGGGCCTGGCCACCAACGACCCCGCTTTCGGCTTGCCCGCCACCTGGATCGACGCCAGCTTGCGCGACCAGGCGCAATCGATGGGCTACACGGTGGTCGACGCGGGCACCGTGGTGGCCACGCACCTGAACCACCTGATCACCTCGCACGCGTCGGAACTGCTGGGTCGCGCGGAAGTCCAATCCCTGCTCGACCATCTGGGCAAGGATGCGCCGCGCCTGGTGGAAGACCTGGTGCCGAAGATGCTGTCGCTGTCGACCCTGCAAAAGGTGCTGCAGAACCTGCTGGCCGAGGGCGTGCACATCCGCGACATGCGCAGCATCATCGAAACCCTGGCCGAGCATACGGTCAGCACGCAAGACCCGAACGAGCTGACGGCGCTGGTGCGCGTGGCCCTGGGCCGCGCCATCGTGCAGCAACTGTTCCCCGGCGCGGCCGAACTGTCCGTGATGACCCTCGACAGCCGCCTCGAGCGGCTGCTGATGCAAGCGATGGGCAATGGCGGCGATGGCGCCGGCATCGAGCCGGGCCTGGCCGACACCATCGCGCACCAGGCGGGCCTGGCTGCGCAGCAGCAGGAAGCGCTGGGCCTGACGCCGGTGCTGCTGGTGCCGGCGCCGCTGCGCGCCCTGCTGTCGCGCTTCCTGCGCCGCGCCTTGCCGCAACTCAAGGTGCTGTCGCATGCGGAAGTGCCGGAAACCAAGACGATCCGCGTCACGGCGCTGGTGGGCGCGCAATAA
- the flhB gene encoding flagellar biosynthesis protein FlhB: MSEDSDAEKTEAASPKRLEQAREEGDVPRSREVATFTVLMASGCCLWFAGDAIVRRLTAVMVSGLTLDREQILNPDAMMLRIGYDVGSVLLTCLPYALAIMLVALASPVLVGGWLFSSKAFTPNFGKLNPIRGLGNMFSKNALVELLKAIAKTLVVGVVAWMVMQHQKDAVLGLSVESLRAGSAHLISLLITAFLLIVGALGLIAAIDGPYQMWHYANKMKMSLQEVKQESKESDGNPQIKAKIRQMQHEMSRRRMMADVPKADVVVTNPTHYAVALKYGENSRGAPQVVAKGIDEVAAKIRELAGEHKVAILEAPALARALYQHTDIGDEIPEALYGAVAEVLAYVFQLRSYGKGQGERPDKPKKLDVPPELDPHNPASQTPPAAGAADKNKGSTP; encoded by the coding sequence ATGTCGGAAGACAGCGACGCAGAAAAGACCGAAGCCGCGTCACCGAAGCGCCTCGAGCAGGCGCGTGAGGAAGGCGACGTTCCGCGATCGCGTGAAGTGGCAACGTTTACTGTGTTGATGGCGTCCGGCTGCTGCCTGTGGTTTGCCGGCGACGCCATCGTGCGGCGGCTGACGGCCGTGATGGTTTCCGGCCTGACCCTGGACCGCGAGCAGATCCTCAATCCCGACGCGATGATGTTGCGCATCGGCTACGACGTGGGCTCCGTCTTGCTCACTTGCCTGCCGTACGCGCTGGCCATCATGCTCGTCGCCCTGGCCTCGCCCGTGCTGGTGGGCGGCTGGCTGTTCAGTTCCAAGGCGTTCACCCCCAATTTTGGCAAGCTCAACCCGATTCGCGGCCTGGGCAATATGTTTTCGAAGAATGCGTTGGTGGAATTGCTCAAGGCCATCGCCAAGACCCTCGTCGTCGGCGTCGTGGCCTGGATGGTGATGCAGCATCAAAAGGACGCCGTGCTGGGCTTGTCGGTGGAATCGCTGCGCGCCGGCTCGGCCCATCTGATCAGCCTGCTGATCACGGCCTTCCTGTTGATCGTCGGCGCGCTGGGCCTGATCGCCGCCATCGACGGTCCATACCAGATGTGGCACTACGCCAACAAGATGAAAATGTCCTTGCAGGAAGTCAAGCAAGAGTCGAAAGAGTCGGACGGCAATCCGCAGATCAAGGCGAAGATCCGCCAGATGCAGCATGAAATGTCGCGCCGCCGCATGATGGCCGACGTACCGAAGGCCGACGTGGTGGTGACCAATCCTACCCACTACGCGGTGGCCTTGAAGTATGGCGAGAATTCGCGCGGCGCGCCGCAGGTGGTGGCCAAGGGCATCGACGAGGTGGCCGCGAAGATCCGCGAACTGGCGGGCGAGCACAAGGTCGCCATCCTGGAAGCGCCGGCCCTGGCGCGCGCGCTGTACCAGCATACGGACATCGGCGACGAGATTCCCGAGGCGCTGTATGGCGCCGTGGCCGAAGTGCTGGCCTATGTGTTCCAGCTGCGCAGCTATGGCAAGGGCCAGGGCGAGCGCCCCGACAAGCCGAAGAAACTCGACGTGCCGCCCGAGCTCGACCCGCACAATCCCGCATCGCAGACACCGCCCGCAGCCGGCGCAGCAGACAAGAATAAAGGAAGTACACCATGA
- a CDS encoding fumarylacetoacetate hydrolase family protein — MKLATLKDGTRDGQLAVVSRDLKTAHLADGIAPTLQKALDDWSFIAPQLDLLYQTINSGRGHRAFEFDPANCMAPLPRSSLRVAGASYLQQIERACKAAGVDVPANLREAPRLYQGASDDFLGAHDDITLAHEQWGIDYEAGIAAITDDVAMGSTPDQAHLNIKLLMLVNDVTLRNLAADEQASGYGFLQAKPAMTCSPVAITPDELGDAWRGGKVHYALRCSLNGKLTGQPHAGADMAFNYPQLLAHLCQTRNARAGSVVSAGGVANKEVKKGFSSIVERRNQEMIADGVASTPFLLFGDVVRLEMLGDDGKSLFGAIEQTVKQAEARKSR; from the coding sequence ATGAAATTAGCAACCCTGAAGGATGGCACGCGCGACGGCCAGCTGGCTGTCGTCTCGCGCGACCTGAAAACGGCCCACCTGGCCGATGGCATCGCCCCGACCCTGCAAAAGGCGCTCGACGACTGGAGCTTCATCGCGCCCCAGCTCGATTTGCTGTACCAGACCATCAACAGCGGCCGCGGTCATCGCGCTTTCGAGTTCGATCCGGCCAACTGCATGGCGCCCTTGCCGCGCAGCAGCTTGCGTGTGGCCGGCGCATCCTACCTGCAGCAGATCGAGCGGGCCTGCAAGGCGGCTGGCGTTGATGTGCCCGCCAACTTGCGCGAGGCGCCGCGCCTGTACCAGGGCGCCAGCGACGATTTCCTCGGCGCCCATGACGACATCACCCTGGCGCACGAGCAGTGGGGCATCGATTACGAGGCAGGCATCGCCGCCATCACGGACGACGTGGCCATGGGCTCGACGCCCGACCAGGCGCACCTGAACATCAAGCTGCTGATGCTGGTCAACGACGTGACCTTGCGCAACCTGGCGGCCGACGAGCAAGCCAGTGGTTACGGTTTCCTGCAGGCGAAACCGGCCATGACCTGCTCGCCCGTGGCGATTACGCCCGATGAGCTGGGCGACGCCTGGCGCGGCGGCAAGGTGCATTACGCCCTGCGCTGCAGCCTGAACGGCAAGTTGACGGGCCAGCCCCACGCGGGCGCCGACATGGCCTTCAATTACCCGCAATTGCTGGCCCATCTGTGCCAGACGCGCAATGCGCGCGCCGGCAGCGTGGTCAGCGCGGGCGGCGTCGCCAACAAGGAAGTCAAGAAGGGGTTTTCCAGTATCGTTGAACGACGTAACCAGGAGATGATCGCCGATGGCGTCGCCAGCACGCCATTCCTGCTGTTTGGCGATGTGGTTCGTCTGGAAATGCTGGGCGATGACGGCAAGTCGCTGTTTGGCGCCATCGAGCAGACCGTCAAGCAGGCAGAGGCTAGGAAGTCCCGCTAA
- a CDS encoding pseudouridine synthase has protein sequence MSKLSLDRILQSQGFGTRKYCRSLIEDGDVVIDGVTQTNYRTTVETDGLVLHVFEEEWVYRAHLYLALNKPANFECSRKPSHHPGVLTLLPEQFTWREVQPVGRLDHDTTGMLLMSDDGPFIHAQSSPKRHVPKIYQATTQEPVTDELVALLLAGVQLHDEPAPLAALVCVKLGEHQLEIVLEQGKYHQVKRMLAAAGNHCSALHRSAIGSLTLESLGIAEGDWCYLTPEQIALLA, from the coding sequence ATGAGTAAATTATCCCTAGACCGCATCCTGCAATCGCAGGGTTTTGGCACCCGTAAATATTGTCGTTCCCTCATCGAGGATGGCGATGTCGTCATCGATGGCGTCACCCAGACCAATTACCGCACCACCGTCGAGACCGACGGCCTGGTGCTGCACGTGTTCGAAGAAGAGTGGGTCTACCGCGCGCACCTCTACCTGGCGCTGAACAAGCCCGCCAACTTCGAATGCTCGCGCAAACCCAGCCATCATCCTGGCGTGCTGACCTTGCTGCCGGAACAATTCACCTGGCGCGAAGTCCAGCCCGTCGGCCGGCTCGACCACGATACGACCGGCATGCTGCTGATGTCCGACGATGGGCCGTTTATCCATGCGCAATCGTCGCCGAAGCGCCACGTTCCCAAGATTTACCAGGCTACTACGCAAGAGCCCGTGACGGATGAGCTGGTAGCCCTGCTGTTGGCTGGCGTGCAATTGCATGACGAACCGGCCCCGCTGGCGGCCCTCGTCTGCGTCAAGCTCGGCGAACACCAGCTGGAAATCGTGCTTGAACAAGGCAAATACCACCAGGTCAAGCGCATGCTGGCCGCCGCCGGCAACCATTGCAGCGCGCTGCACCGTTCCGCCATCGGCAGCCTGACCCTGGAATCGCTGGGCATCGCCGAAGGCGACTGGTGCTATCTGACTCCCGAGCAGATCGCGCTGCTGGCCTAA
- a CDS encoding S49 family peptidase: protein MSDNTNDKLDSSAPAAGHGAPAGHWERDVLEKLVFATLQEQRAHRRWSIFFKVFGLLIVLFALWVFYDYNTADDSETLGRHTALIDISGAIESEGSGSAAVVIPALDKAFSDAGSVAVVLHINSPGGSPVQAGMIVDEMQRLRKGYPDKPLYVVVDEMCASGGYYIAAAADRIYVNKASVVGSIGVLMDGFGFTGVMEKVGVERRLLTAGENKGFMDPFSPLTEKHKAYAQSMLNEIHQQFIDVVRAGRGKRLKETPDTFSGLYWTGAKAVEMGLADDFGTVDSVARDVVKAEDIVDYTQHEGLPERVLKKFGAAMGAGAMKAAVQQSQPALR from the coding sequence ATGAGCGATAACACGAATGACAAGCTGGACAGCAGCGCGCCAGCCGCCGGCCACGGCGCCCCTGCGGGACACTGGGAGCGCGACGTGCTGGAAAAGCTGGTATTTGCCACTTTGCAAGAGCAACGCGCGCACCGCCGCTGGAGCATCTTTTTCAAGGTTTTCGGCCTGCTGATCGTGCTGTTCGCCCTGTGGGTATTTTATGACTACAACACGGCCGACGACAGCGAAACCCTGGGCCGCCATACGGCCCTGATCGACATCAGCGGCGCCATCGAGTCCGAAGGCAGCGGCTCGGCCGCCGTCGTCATCCCCGCGCTGGACAAGGCGTTTTCCGACGCCGGCTCCGTGGCCGTGGTGCTGCATATTAATAGTCCCGGTGGCAGTCCCGTGCAGGCCGGCATGATCGTCGACGAGATGCAGCGCCTGCGCAAGGGCTATCCGGACAAGCCTTTGTATGTGGTGGTCGATGAAATGTGCGCCTCGGGCGGCTATTACATCGCGGCGGCCGCCGACCGCATCTACGTCAACAAGGCCAGCGTGGTCGGCTCCATCGGCGTGCTGATGGATGGCTTCGGCTTTACGGGCGTGATGGAAAAGGTCGGCGTCGAGCGCCGTTTGCTGACGGCGGGCGAGAACAAGGGTTTCATGGATCCATTCAGCCCCCTGACGGAAAAGCACAAGGCGTATGCGCAGAGCATGCTCAATGAAATCCACCAGCAATTCATCGACGTCGTGCGCGCGGGACGGGGCAAGCGCCTGAAGGAAACCCCTGACACCTTCTCGGGCCTGTACTGGACGGGCGCGAAAGCCGTTGAAATGGGCCTGGCCGACGACTTCGGCACGGTTGACAGCGTGGCGCGCGACGTCGTCAAGGCGGAAGACATCGTCGACTACACGCAGCATGAAGGCTTGCCGGAACGGGTACTCAAGAAGTTTGGCGCCGCCATGGGCGCGGGCGCCATGAAGGCAGCCGTGCAACAGTCACAACCGGCGTTGCGCTGA
- a CDS encoding Rieske (2Fe-2S) protein, with product MMNDVVDIYICAADAVADGGKGVRFPVSAGGEATTGFVVRHGGKAYGYLNRCAHVPIELDWAEGEFFESSGLYLMCSTHGAIYVPESGLCAGGPCKGGRLRPIAVAERDGQLYWQPDEYVQPLPA from the coding sequence ATGATGAACGATGTTGTCGATATTTACATTTGCGCCGCCGACGCCGTGGCTGACGGCGGCAAGGGCGTGCGCTTTCCCGTTTCGGCCGGTGGCGAAGCGACCACGGGCTTTGTCGTGCGCCACGGCGGCAAGGCGTATGGCTACCTGAACCGTTGCGCCCACGTGCCGATCGAACTGGACTGGGCGGAAGGCGAGTTTTTCGAGTCCAGCGGTTTGTATCTGATGTGTTCGACGCATGGCGCCATCTATGTGCCGGAAAGCGGCCTGTGCGCAGGCGGCCCCTGCAAGGGCGGACGCTTGCGTCCGATTGCCGTGGCCGAGCGTGATGGCCAGCTGTACTGGCAGCCCGACGAATATGTCCAGCCATTGCCGGCCTGA
- a CDS encoding HAD-IIIA family hydrolase: MARKQFDLIVFDWDGTLIDSTSTIVKCIQASAKDLGLPIPTELLASHVIGLGLQEAMQLVMPDVEPKYHARMAERYRYHYLSRDHELALFPGVYEMLQELSQQAYFLAVATGKSRVGLNRSLNAVKLLSLFDATRCADETFSKPHPAMLQELTRELGQDMRRTVMIGDTSHDLLMASNAGAAGIAVEYGAHPVAQLQACNPLYSAATVADLHQWLSEHA, translated from the coding sequence ATGGCAAGAAAGCAATTTGATCTGATCGTCTTCGATTGGGACGGTACCCTGATAGACAGTACCTCGACCATCGTCAAGTGCATCCAGGCATCGGCCAAAGACCTGGGCTTGCCTATCCCCACCGAGTTGCTCGCTTCGCATGTGATCGGCCTGGGCTTGCAGGAAGCCATGCAGCTGGTGATGCCCGACGTGGAGCCGAAATACCATGCGCGCATGGCGGAACGCTACCGTTATCACTACCTGTCGCGCGACCACGAACTGGCGCTGTTTCCTGGCGTCTACGAAATGTTGCAGGAACTGTCGCAACAAGCCTACTTTCTCGCCGTTGCCACGGGCAAGAGCCGTGTCGGCCTGAACCGCTCCCTGAATGCCGTCAAGCTGCTGTCCCTGTTCGATGCGACGCGTTGTGCTGACGAAACCTTTTCCAAGCCCCATCCGGCCATGCTGCAGGAGCTGACGCGCGAACTGGGGCAGGATATGCGCCGTACCGTGATGATCGGCGACACCAGTCATGATTTATTGATGGCAAGCAATGCAGGCGCGGCTGGTATTGCCGTAGAGTATGGGGCGCATCCCGTGGCGCAGTTGCAAGCTTGCAATCCCCTGTATTCGGCCGCCACGGTGGCCGACCTGCATCAATGGCTGAGCGAGCACGCATGA
- a CDS encoding RluA family pseudouridine synthase, giving the protein MKSQNDVVPPSTPPVQPQAQFVTIAEEEAGQRIDNYLLRVCKGVPKSHIYRILRSGEVRVNKGRIDQLYRLAAGDVVRIPPVRVAEKAPTGAPAAEFKIIFEDAQLLVIDKPAGVAVHGGSGVSFGVIEQLRASRPDAKFLELVHRLDRDTSGLLLLAKKRTALTNLHEQMRDGVTDKRYLVLVAGDWKNARQHIKLPLHKYTTAEGERRVAVQADGLASHTVFSLLHKYHNFALLEAELKTGRTHQIRVHLSSSGFPIAGDDKYGDFALNRALLKADSTRGALKRMFLHAHQITFTHPETGKTMTLNAPLAAECERFLVSLGKPLAVAAR; this is encoded by the coding sequence ATGAAGAGTCAAAATGATGTTGTTCCCCCTTCAACACCCCCGGTTCAGCCGCAAGCCCAATTCGTAACGATCGCCGAGGAAGAAGCAGGCCAGCGCATCGACAACTACTTATTAAGAGTGTGCAAGGGAGTGCCTAAAAGCCACATCTACCGGATATTGCGTTCGGGAGAAGTGCGGGTTAATAAAGGCCGTATCGATCAGCTGTACCGTCTCGCCGCCGGCGACGTGGTGCGCATTCCACCCGTGCGCGTGGCCGAAAAGGCCCCCACGGGCGCGCCGGCCGCCGAATTCAAGATCATCTTCGAAGATGCGCAGCTGCTCGTCATCGACAAGCCGGCCGGCGTGGCCGTGCATGGCGGCTCGGGCGTCTCGTTCGGCGTGATCGAGCAATTGCGCGCTTCGCGCCCCGACGCCAAGTTCCTGGAACTGGTGCACCGCCTGGACCGCGACACGTCCGGCTTGCTGTTGCTGGCAAAGAAACGCACGGCATTGACGAATTTGCACGAACAGATGCGCGACGGCGTCACCGACAAGCGCTATCTGGTGCTGGTGGCCGGCGACTGGAAGAATGCACGCCAGCATATCAAGTTGCCATTGCATAAATATACGACGGCCGAGGGCGAGCGCCGGGTGGCCGTGCAGGCCGATGGCCTGGCATCGCACACGGTGTTTTCACTGTTGCATAAATATCACAACTTCGCCTTGCTGGAAGCGGAATTGAAGACGGGACGCACGCACCAGATCCGCGTGCACCTGTCTTCGTCCGGTTTCCCCATCGCCGGCGACGATAAATATGGCGACTTTGCCCTCAACCGTGCCCTGTTGAAAGCCGACAGCACGCGCGGCGCCCTGAAACGCATGTTCCTGCACGCGCACCAGATCACGTTTACGCATCCGGAAACGGGCAAGACGATGACCCTGAACGCGCCGCTGGCTGCCGAATGCGAGCGTTTCTTGGTAAGCTTGGGCAAACCATTGGCCGTTGCCGCACGATAA